ttttgaaatatttgtagcTGTACATTTATATGCCATTTTTTATATACAGAAaggtttgttctgaaaagaaccgttgaagacgatcacagcatactgatcgaaatgtcgagttgaaccaacggttcttttcagagccaccccaactcaataaagatagtcattacatggtgttaccgcaaacctttctatattgtatttccaccatgcaaagtttcaaatcctaccatgttttatgtttaaatttttatttatttcaacaggAAGGTTTTCTGTTTGGGGAGATTGTGCGTAAAACAAACACTGACATCAGCGACTCACAGATTACCAGAAAGATTGAAAATATATCAATCAGTAAGTAAATCTAACTTTGAATTCGCCCCGTCCCCAAAACTCAAATATCCCGAGTTCCTCCCCTGAGTTCTTCCGAATGACCTCAGCTGCTGGATGTGGAAGTAGGCATATCAGAGTCCAATGCTTTGGCTGTTGacaatactttaaaggcagtggacactattggtaattactccaaataattattagcataaaaccttacttggtaatgagtaacggggagaggttgatagtataaaacattgtgagaaacggctccctctgaagtgacgtagttttcgagaaagaagtaaatttccacgaatttgattttgagacctaaagtttagaatttgaggtctcgaaatcaagcatctgaaaacacacaactttgcgtgacaagggtgttttttctttcaatattatctagcaacttcgatgaccagttgagctaaaattttcacaggctttatgcataggttgagatacactaagaaAGAAGActtgcctttgacaattaccaataatgtccagggtctttaactcCTTTAACTCACTTGTGACCGGTTTATCCCTTCagaaaaaaagttgtaaaataaataacccacaatcacacagttttcagaatatGAAAGATGACTCTTtaaggatttgaactgcctcttaCCATCAGGCTCTAGAGCTCTGTGGTTTAGTGGTAAGAcgtctgctctagcaatgcaaaggtcgtgggctcgaatcccaatCGAGTGATTTGCATGTTTTTTGTCCCTTCTTTTCAGTACTAAACAGTTCgtaaaacacacacaacaaattATATATTCTAATTTTTAATCCCAAATGCAATTaatgggtggcatggttggcttgtgcataaagggctcgcctctcaccaaggtgactcgggttcgattcccggccagggcaaatgtgagttgagttgtgctttgGTTCTCTTCTAGactctggttttcctccctcgggaaaaatcaaacactgtcgatcttggctgtgcttcttagtcataatgggttgatgtggctggcagccaaatgcgcccttgcatgcctgcttcttgaacacgttgtagccgcttccttcgcaattcagctcttagctgcgagtaaggatgattagccccctaAATTATAAATTTGACACCTATTAATGGATTCTTGCTGTAATGATTTAtcgtttctttttctttttttcagatgTTTATTCCCACTTTGCTTGTTCTGAGCCTCACAGGTAAGGATATTTAGCTTGAGTAGTGTAAAGGTTGGGTGTATCAGGAGATGGTAGGGGGTAGGAGACATTCTCAgaataatatttgttaaaaAGAAGATCATGCATAGACTTGCCTTCCAAAATCTGTTCATGATCGAGTTCCCTTTCCAGTTGCACTCCAAACTGCTGTTGTTGGcataaaccattttgagataCGGTGAACACATTCAAATTAATacttgggtaaatttgtctggtACGCCCAAACCAAACGGTGCACTCCTGTAGTGTCCGCCAGACCTCAAGAAGGCTTATGGTGGCTGAATGTTAGCGAAACATTCAATGGTGTTAACAGATAATGTGACTAAAATCAACATGGTATGGTTGGTGTGGGTAATCAGGTTAGCATAATGATTTCTGTCCTCGCCTTCGACCTCTAGGACCCATGTCGAATCACGCCGGGGCGCTACAAGGATTAGGttttttcagtctctacctgactgcatgtgtttccctggaataattctctggggttttcctcttTAAAgttccttctttgtcttctctcaatggggttgatttcacaaagacttctAAGACGAgtgctaacttaggactagtgctaacttaggactagtgctaacttaggactagtgctaacttaggactagtgctaacttaggactagtccaggtgatattaaaaacgtatggctagtatggagttactcgtccttactcgagataagacagtgaaatcctttgtgaaatccacccccccccccttggctAGTATATTGATAAAGTACCCTGAGAATCCTTGGCTTAACTACCCGAATTAATAAATTGGAAAGTCGAGCCCATCTCGGCCTTTAAAACGTCTTCAGTGACCTTACTGAGGGTGCTGTTTTGGGGCTTTTGTCGTCATTTGTAAGGGGTCTATTCAAAAATATTAAACAGTTATTACAATTAATACTTTCTTCTCTTCATTGTTTTAGTTTCTATGACAGGAAAGGGCACGCAGATAAAGTCAAGTTGTTATCGATGCTGAAAGACAATTACAAGGTAATCCTGACGGAAACATATTTCTCAACTTCATGTcacgagtaacatgcctgtgatatttttttcacatgactcgggaaaagtactgagtatacagtgcttacacacatcggtgtatgggtaaaaaccaaaattaaaacaacttcATGTCGCTGTATTTCCacgtctgtctgtctgtctttccTTGTATGGCAGCCCCAACTTAAGCAAACGTGTACCTGGGTGTCTCCATTTCACTAATTTTTTCCCTTCTAAACTTTCATTATACATTCAGAACTAcctcaagtttacactccatccaGGAATcttgatcaagttccatgcttttcctcattgaacccaagtctcgacactcatggggtgacgggtctttttcttcagctacgccgcgcatctggaactctctaccacttaatcttagatcttgtctttgtaccacaaagttcaaatctcttctcaaaacttatcttatgtcacagattttcaaggactaattttgttgtgtctgtttttcttttgttttggtttttggttttactgcgccttgaacaccaagCAGGGtgaatatgtgcgcattacaagtctttattatttataatattatgtAGCAAATTGTGCTTTTGGGAACATCATTTTTCATGATCCGGATTTGTGAAATGGCAATAGATGTTTGTTGAATTGAAacttgaatgtttttgtttccttgtcTGTGCCAGCATATGGTAGGCTGGTATCGCTTCAGACGGAACACCCCGTTAGAACCGTCCATGCGGGAATCTACTTTACACAAAACGCTTCTCAAGACGATCAACACAGACACCCCTCACCTCTTCCTACTTGGTCTCTTCACATCAGGGTTATCATGGAACCAGTCTACACATTCCTTCAACTACCAACTGCTGACAAAAGGGGACAGGTATGGTACCCTGTCACCTCTCACCCCTAACCAACCTCAtttccttttacttttaatctgtgatgaaataaataagttgATTGATTTCCAGTGGTGTACGATCTTGCTGCCCCATTCCCCCAGGAGTGCCTTGGTTGAttataacccctggaagtgtaatTTTTGAAGTATACAACGAAATTAAAGTTAGTCCTGTAGTTGATCCATTCTGTTTTTGAGTTAGCTATCAGAAGAGGCATGAAATGTATCCAGTTTATGGTGAACATGTAAAAACATTGATTATGGTAATCGTGTAAAAACATTGATTCATTAGGTTCATCCAcaggatgaagcaataatggttaagagctttgctcaaggacacacaaGCTACGACCGCAAGTccaaccaacactctgctgccAGCAaaaacagagcttgagtcctgtGAACTAGCTCAGCCAAAACGCTCCCACCAAAACCCCAAATAACAGCATGGCAACTTTGATTTATATACAGGGGGTTTCAGTGTGTAGCAGTTAAGATCATCAACCTGGGAGAAACGAGTCACTCTGAGTATAAAGAGACGACAAGAACAAGTAATGCAGCCAAGGGAAGAGGAATCTACACTAGCATCCTCAATAACTTCAGGTATTTCAGTCTTCTCCATTAATCTTTTCACTGTGACTACACTGCAGTTAACAAGCTGTATGTAcatgttgttaaaggcagtggacactattggtaattactcaaaatatctattaccataaaaccttacttggttacgagtaatggggagaggttgatagtataaaacattgtgagaaatggctccctctgaagtagcgtagttttcttacttagcaactacgattgatttgcagttaagatcaatcttagctctttgtgaaatcggccccaggttcGAGGTTGCGGAATCTTGGCTGAGATAATGTCTAGTCGGATAAGTTTAAATAAAGCCAAAATAATTAGAGTGTTTTTTGTTCACTCTGTTTTATTCTGTAGGGGCCGACTAGTTGACGTTGAAGGCAGTCTTCAAGGTGTTCATGTCATCCAAGACGTTAATGAAACTGTGTACTCCAAAATGCAGGTGGGTTCCCCAATCCCGAATCCATGCCAAAAAGATATTACTataagcactggacactattggtaattactcaaaacgattgttagcataaaaacttacttagaaaCAAGCcatggagatctgttgatagtataaaacattgtgagaaacggctccctctgaaataacgtagtttttgagaaagaggtaatttctcaccaaataataaatgacttttgacctgaagccttttattaggcatctgaaagcacacaaatttgtgcaacaagggtgttttttcttggtAGTTTTTGGTGGTTTTAGGTTTTGCAGGTGATATTTGTGTAGGGCATTATTCCTTGTTGGGTGTTAaccaaacatttctttacagaTTGCAAAAATTATACTCAAAAAGAAGCCAATTAAAGTACCTTTTTGCATAATTTTCCAGAAATTAAAGAACGAGATCGGACAAAGTGAGCAAATGCTGCAAACAGAAATGGAGGAGGTTCGGGATCTACAACGGCAGAAAAGAGAACGAGAGAAGAGGGAGGTACACAACAAGATGGAACAGCATGCAAGGCTTGCCGCTGCAAACACAGGTATTGGAGACCAACATACAGCTAGcatttagtcaaggcgcacgcgccACCCCCAGATGTCAAGCACGACCCCCGGATATCACGTACAAAAAAGCCATGCGGGAGCGACGAAGCGCCTTAAGCAACTCGTTTTAGGGCCTTtggtttttctttactttttgccacAGATTTTAGTGGgaaaaatgtaatgcataatgagTTGTTTGCCAATGAAAAACGCAGTACCGTAGATCACACGCCGCGTGCATGCCCCTTGACCCACATATTCATAATGGTGCaccaaaaagtcacgtgctgaggGCAAAACAAAGAAGGTTCATATATGGATAACTAATTAGATAAACCAGTTGCTAAAGGCGCTTCGCCGCtcgcgctggtcttttttcCGTGCGTGATATCTGGGGTGCTGCCTTGACTAAAGGTTAACATACAGGGGGAGCATACATTGTTTGGACAACCCCCCTTTTGTTCTTGGTTATATAATTAGCtctgcccttaaaggcagtggacactattggttactactcaaaataatgattaatatAAAACCTtctcttgattacgagtaatggggagaggttggtagtatgaaacattgtgagaaacagctccctctgaagtaacatagttttcaagaaagaagtaattttccacgaatttgattttgagacctcagatttagaattttaggtctcgaaatcaagcatctgaaatcacacaacttagTGAGATTTCTGTTCTAATTTGgtatttaagaccgagctgtgttataaaacacatattgactggcataattcggtaactagtgtacgtctattctcCCTCGGGcttgtgagtgaccagaagagggacctatttcccttggccttcggcctcgggaaataggtccctcttctggtcactcaaagtccctcttgggaatagacgtacactagttacctcattgccagtcaatatatGTGTATACTGTCAACCCAAACTACACTatgtaacattttgtttactgATTGAGTTATTTTCCTCCTGTCTTAGTTCTTCCTGATGCAGAAGACTTCGCTGACATTCCAGCACTACCAAAGGCTATTATTCACCACCCTAAGCCGCCCGATGATTCAGCAGCCTCAGTTCTTGTACCATTAGCAGCATCCGTCAATGTCTCAACGACCAGTAAAGCTCAAACGAAAACAACCCACTGCCAAGCCAGCTGCCTCCCTGTTGCTGAATCCCACCCCCCTGCCCAACGCCTCCCTGTCGCTGACCGAGTAAAGACCACAACGCCCAGTACCTCAGGTCAAACACAGGCTGAGGCACCAAAAGTTAAAGTTGTATCGCCCGGGGAAACAGTTAGTAAAGATCCGTTTGCTGGACTTTTGAAGGACATGAAACGATCCATACAGAAAACAACGAGTCTCGGGGAAGAGCTGAGGCCTGTTGAGGGTCCCCGCTCAACGAGGGCGCACTCTTGGGATAAAACCAGGACCGAGGTCGACCCAAGGGGTACCCCGACCAAAAATAGGGGTTGGAACTCAATGGAATTAAGTGGCTCGTCCCCGTCGAGGGGAAGTACACCATCAGAGGATGATTCCAGCTCCCCTCAAGTCTTACCCTCTTCCTCTCCTACATTCTGAGTGGCAAGGAAGCGCCCTCTATGTGCTAAAATACGCAGTTGCTGCCTCGCAAGGGATGGATGTTTTGCTGAAAGATACGTCATGGACAAAATTAAGTACCGAGTGGAAAACGAGTAAATCTCTGTCATTGCAACAACAGATAAAAAGGTATCTCGGCAACGATGTATTGTTGTGTACATCCCATTGAAAAAGAgtccggagaacgctgagctcggccGCCCgctgtgtcgtctgtggacgcggCGTATGGTTACTGCACAGTATGCGTGTATACAAAAAATGAGCATCACACGACACGggtgtatggcaaaattgtaAGATGGCAGCGCACGTGAACCGTTTCTactgttttcattggtcaatctacTGTATTGCAAGAATATTTTTGCCATACACAAGGCATACACGTGTCCATACAAATGGTCTCACAACAAAACCACACGCAGaatgagacactcagcgttctccgggttgtAACTTCTATGGTACATCCTAAATGTATTGCAAGGTATGCTGTTGTGTAGCTTGAAATAATACTTGTCTTGAAAAGTCTAATGTAAAAGTCACTACTGTAAAAGACACAACAATAGATCCTTTTTGGGAGAATGCCTGCTCTTGGGTGAACTGTTATTGCAAACCAAGCCaagtttcatgaagctgcttacCACTGATTTATGTGCTTACCATGCACTGCAAAGCATTTGATTCTATGGTGCTAAGCGCAGAGTTCTGCAGTAAGCAGTGccgtgaaattgggcacagtttATTAACATTGTGTCAATCGAGATATTGTTTGAGATTTGGGAACATACAAAGAACACTTcacaaatttattatttaaagacactggacacttttggtagttgtcaaagactagtcctcACAGTTgattatctcaacataattcataaaataacaaacctgtgaaaatttgagctcaaccggtcgtcgaagttacgagattaatgaaagaaaaacataccgttgtcgcaccatggtcacgcaaagttgtgtgctttcagatgcttgatttcaagacctcaaattaattctgaggtcttgaaatcaaatttgtggaaaatcacttcattctcgaaaacaacattacttcagagggagccatttctcacagtgttttaaactatcaacatatccccattactcgtta
The sequence above is drawn from the Asterias rubens chromosome 9, eAstRub1.3, whole genome shotgun sequence genome and encodes:
- the LOC117294264 gene encoding BRISC complex subunit Abraxas 2-like; this translates as MAASSTVVVNVSGCVWSSLFLDHASSIGDQEGFLFGEIVRKTNTDISDSQITRKIENISINVYSHFACSEPHSFYDRKGHADKVKLLSMLKDNYKHMVGWYRFRRNTPLEPSMRESTLHKTLLKTINTDTPHLFLLGLFTSGLSWNQSTHSFNYQLLTKGDRGFQCVAVKIINLGETSHSEYKETTRTSNAAKGRGIYTSILNNFRGRLVDVEGSLQGVHVIQDVNETVYSKMQKLKNEIGQSEQMLQTEMEEVRDLQRQKREREKREVHNKMEQHARLAAANTVLPDAEDFADIPALPKAIIHHPKPPDDSAASVLVPLAASVNVSTTSKAQTKTTHCQASCLPVAESHPPAQRLPVADRVKTTTPSTSGQTQAEAPKVKVVSPGETVSKDPFAGLLKDMKRSIQKTTSLGEELRPVEGPRSTRAHSWDKTRTEVDPRGTPTKNRGWNSMELSGSSPSRGSTPSEDDSSSPQVLPSSSPTF